One window of Acidimicrobiales bacterium genomic DNA carries:
- a CDS encoding type II toxin-antitoxin system HicA family toxin produces the protein MRLFRDLTGRELSTLLRRHFGYEIVRQSGSHLRLSTLVNGEHRVTVPAGGPLRVGTLAAIPGDIATHHGIARAELEERLFA, from the coding sequence GTGACCTGACTGGACGCGAGCTGTCGACGCTGCTGCGGCGGCACTTCGGCTACGAGATCGTCCGCCAGTCCGGAAGCCATCTTCGATTGTCCACCCTGGTGAACGGCGAGCACCGCGTCACCGTGCCTGCTGGCGGCCCACTGCGGGTCGGTACCCTGGCGGCCATACCCGGCGACATCGCCACGCACCACGGGATCGCGCGGGCCGAGCTCGAGGAGCGCCTCTTCGCATAG